In a genomic window of Choristoneura fumiferana chromosome 19, NRCan_CFum_1, whole genome shotgun sequence:
- the LOC141438572 gene encoding uncharacterized protein: MDFAFYVTKMDKQEVKRSSKTRLWLSARRKKKGPARHKKENINPNSTLGTGEHASEQSDSDNNTDPPPQPLNLSSTLGTGEHMPVSSLIVITIPILRLNFKILAAVAYVRVVAFPN, from the exons atggactttgcattttatgttacaaaaatggataaacagg aagtgaaaagatcatcgaagacaagattatggttatcggctcgtaggaaaaaaaaaggaccggctcgtcataaaaaagaaaacattaatcctaatag tacgcttggcaccggagagcatgccagtgagcagtctgatagtgataacaataccgatcctccacctcaacctctaaatttaagcag tacgcttggcaccggagagcatatgccagtgagcagtctgatagtgataacaataccgatcctccgcctcaatttcaaaattttagcag CAGTCGCGTATGTTCGGGTAGTGGCTTTTCCCAATTAG
- the LOC141438779 gene encoding uncharacterized protein, protein MTEQEEATHGLKDAAAGGTGSGMAVDRVAVRLPPFWPEDAEVWFAQVEAQFAIGGIKCDSTKYFQVIRELDHKTAREVRDILTNPPPLQKYDKLKNELISRLSISNENRQRQLLTHEELGDRRPSQFYRHLKGLAKDSVSEDFLKTMWSSRLPTHVQAIIASQKSATLEDLATLADQIMDVAPAPPQVASAADTSSGLYRKIEELSLQIAQLTAGNERRSRWNNRSKSRNRSKSRGRSQARKPDRKSLSTASPQCHLRVCSSSVNRQASKLSPAIEHLEHLQQVFSRFQDYGILINESKCSFGQQEVNFLGFIISAEGTRPMDDKVQTLLDFPAPKTVGGLRRFLGMLNFYRRFVPHAADNQAPLNNMLAGPKIKSSTELTWNPDQLVAFQNCKSSLAKATLLAHPEADAPLALVTDASSTALGAVLQQLVHDKWQPLAFFSKKMSRTQQQYSAYDRELLAIYESVKHFRYMVEGRHFVIYTDHKPITFAFQQKDRKCSPRQFNYLDFISQFTTDLRHISGKDNITADTLSRIEAISVPPDFDAIAEAQQRDAELRELIATPSTSLRLEKIPVPDYYH, encoded by the exons ATGACCGAGCAAGAGGAGGCGACACATGGCCTTAAAGACGCCGCCGCCGGCGGCACCGGAAGCGGCATGGCGGTCGACCGCGTGGCGGTACGTTTGCCACCGTTTTGGCCCGAAGACGCGGAGGTTTGGTTCGCGCAAGTCGAAGCCCAATTCGCCATCGGAGGCATCAAATGCGATTccacaaaatattttcaagtcaTCCGCGAACTGGACCATAAAACGGCGCGCGAAGTACGCGACATATTGACGAACCCGCCGCCATTACAAAAATACGACAAATTGAAAAATGAGTTGATCAGCAGACTTTCAATATCAAACGAAAATAGGCAACGGCAGCTTTTGACACACGAAGAATTGGGAGACCGCAGACCATCGCAATTTTATCGTCATCTTAAAGGTTTGGCTAAAGACAGTGTCAGCGaagattttttgaaaaccaTGTGGTCAAGCCGTTTGCCGACGCACGTCCAGGCAATAATCGCTTCCCAGAAGTCAGCGACCCTTGAAGATTTAGCGACTTTGGCGGACCAGATAATGGACGTGGCTCCCGCTCCACCTCAGGTAGCGAGCGCTGCAGACACCAGTTCCGGTTTGTACAGGAAAATCGAAGAATTATCTCTGCAGATCGCGCAATTAACAGCAGGTAACGAGCGACGCTCCCGTTGGAACAACAGGTCGAAGTCACGCAACCGGTCGAAGTCACGCGGTCGGAGCCAGGCCCGGAAACCAG ACAGAAAAAGCTTGTCGACAGCCTCACCTCAGTGTCATCTGCGGGTATGCTCCAGCAGTGTGAACAGGCAAGCATCAAAGCTATCTCCGGCCATA GAGCACCTGGAACACCTGCAACAAGTCTTCAGCAGATTCCAAGACTACGGGATCCTCATCAACGAATCAAAGTGCTCATTTGGACAACAGGAAGTCAATTTCCTCGGCTTCATCATCTCAGCAGAAGGTACACGACCTATGGATGACAAGGTACAGACATTATTAGATTTCCCTGCACCCAAGACTGTTGGTGGTCTCCGTCGATTTCTTGGGATGCTTAATTTCTACCGAAGATTTGTCCCTCATGCTGCTGACAACCAAGCTCCTCTCAACAATATGCTGGCAGGTCCGAAAATTAAAAGTTCAACTGAACTAACTTGGAACCCAGACCAGCTGGTTGCTTTTCAAAACTGTAAGTCCAGTCTAGCTAAAGCTACATTATTAGCTCATCCAGAGGCAGATGCACCGCTGGCTCTTGTAACTGATGCGTCAAGTACAGCTTTGGGCGCAGTTCTACAACAACTAGTACATGATAAATGGCAACCTTTAGCTTTCTTCTCCAAGAAAATGTCACGAACACAGCAGCAATACAGTGCTTACGATCGGGAGTTACTCGCGATATATGAGAGTGTGAAACACTTTAGGTACATGGTCGAAGGAAGACATTTTGTGATTTATACAGACCACAAGCCAATAACGTTCGCATTCCAACAAAAAGACAGAAAGTGTTCCCCGAGGCAATTTAactatttagattttatttcgcAGTTCACGACTGACCTGCGACATATCTCAGGAAAAGATAACATCACTGCGGACACACTCTCGCGCATCGAGGCCATCTCCGTGCCACCTGACTTCGACGCCATCGCAGAAGCTCAACAGAGAGACGCTGAGCTGCGAGAACTCATTGCTACCCCATCTACATCTTTACGGTTGGAGAAAATACCCGTGCCAG ACTATTACCACTGA